Proteins encoded by one window of Rhodamnia argentea isolate NSW1041297 chromosome 6, ASM2092103v1, whole genome shotgun sequence:
- the LOC115726959 gene encoding uncharacterized protein LOC115726959 yields the protein MRRFLIAFLVLSWASSSSIAVDTGSTPHGLAKDPLKFILGQENLGPWRNGVSEDAIAEAPGPELSGPHSTLVLAGNRTNRPDILSGFKHYRDGWDISNRHYWASVGFTGAFGFVLAILWFVFFGLALLVHHCCGWQMTIKDRGSPNSQRICLIMLLLFTSAAAIGCILLSVGQDEFHGEVFSTLKYVVNQSDYTVQTLRNVTEYLSLAKNISVAQVFLPSNVMSDIDRLNQDLNAAADTLAEKTSKNSGKIRRVFNAVRSTLITVAAVMLLLSLIGLLLSVLGHRHAIYLFVISGWLLVAVTFILCGIFVIFNNAISDTCMAMEEWVENPHAESALSDILPCVDQRTTNQTLVQSKQVITDIVNVVNRFIYTYANTYPAQGNLYYYNQSGPMMPPLCYPFDSALKDRQCGSQEVSIANASLVWENYTCQVSASGICTTPGRITPAIYTQLVGAVNESYALEHYAPPLLSLQNCDFVRDTFQEITAIHCPPLESHLRLVNAGLGLISIGVMLCLVLWILYANRPQREEVFAKLSLPIKVCRNFKSNTNETNINGGNNYNKNDNVRHDTESHNTSSVF from the exons ATGAGGAGGTTCCTGATTGCTTTCTTGGTTCTCTCGTGGGCTTCTTCGAGCTCGATAGCAGTTGACACTGGCTCAACCCCGCATGGACTCGCCAAGGATCCACTCAAGTTCATCTTGG GTCAAGAGAATTTGGGGCCATGGAGAAATGGCGTCTCGGAGGATGCCATTGCAGAAGCGCCGGGGCCGGAACTTAGTGGGCCGCATAGCACACTGGTGTTAGCGGGAAATAGAACAAATAGGCCTGATATTCTTAGTGGGTTTAAGCATTATCGAGACGGTTGGGACATTTCTAATCGGCATTACTGGGCT TCTGTTGGATTCACGGGTGCTTTTGGTTTCGTGCTTGCTATACTATGGTTTGTTTTCTTTGGGTTGGCTCTGCTGGTGCATCATTGCTGCGGATGGCAAATGACAATAAAAGACAGAGGATCTCCCAATTCACAAAGAATATGCCTCATTATGCTCCTGCTCTTCACATCTGCTGCGGC GATTGGATGTATACTTCTATCTGTTGGACAAGATGAATTTCATGGTGAAGTTTTTAGTACTCTGAAATATGTTGTCAACCAGTCAGACTACACAGTGCAGACACTCAGAAATGTTACCGAGTATTTGTCTCTTGCAAAGAATATCAGTGTGGCCCAAGTTTTCCTTCCATCCAATGTCATGAGTGATATAGATAGGTTAAATCAAGATTTAAACGCTGCGGCAGATACTCTGGCAGAGAAGACAAGCAAAAACTCTGGAAAAATAAGAAGAGTATTTAATGCAGT GCGCTCGACATTGATCACTGTGGCTGCGGTGATGCTTCTGTTATCTCTCATTGGACTTT TGTTGTCTGTACTTGGCCATCGGCATGCAATATACTT ATTTGTCATAAGTGGGTGGCTACTTGTTGCTGTTACTTTCATCCTCtgtggaatttttgtaattttcaacAA TGCAATTTCTGACACGTGCATGGCAATGGAAGAATGGGTGGAGAATCCCCATGCTGAATCTGCTCTTAGCGACATCCTTCCTTGTGTTGACCAGAGAACCACAAATCAGACACTAGTACAGAGTAAACAAGTCATCACGGATATTGTCAATGTCGTGAATCGATTTATATATACCTATGCCAATACATACCCAGCCCAGGGCAATCTATATTACTATAATCAGTCTGGACCTATGATGCCGCCTCTCTGCTATCCATTTGACTCTGCCCTGAAAGATCGCCAATGTGGATCGCAAGAAGTGTCCATCGCTAATGCTTCTCTG GTTTGGGAGAATTACACGTGCCAAGTATCTGCATCGGGCATATGCACTACACCCGGTAGAATCACCCCTGCAATTTACACGCAGTTGGTGGGGGCGGTGAATGAAAGTTATGCGCTCGAGCACTATGCCCCTCCTTTGCTTAGCCTCCAGAACTGCGATTTCGTGAGGGACACGTTTCAGGAGATCACCGCAATTCATTGTCCTCCTCTGGAAAGTCATCTGAGGTTGGTCAATGCTGGACTGGGCTTGATCTCTATAGGAGTCATGCTATGCCTAGTCCTCTGGATACTCTATGCAAACCGCCCCCAAAGGGAGGAGGTGTTTGCGAAGCTATCCTTACCAATCAAAGTCTGCAGGAACTTCAAGAGTAATACTAACGAGACCAATATCAACGGCGGCAACAACTACAACAAAAACGACAATGTTCGTCATGATACCGAGTCACACAACACTAGTAGTGTATTCTAG